Proteins encoded together in one Hemiscyllium ocellatum isolate sHemOce1 chromosome 9, sHemOce1.pat.X.cur, whole genome shotgun sequence window:
- the znf644b gene encoding zinc finger protein 644 isoform X4 — MGLNDADMDEESKEMSIIGGSESKLNNADNGKTHINSLGAKGEFEDEKKISSTTVTSSIPQTLSGNQMSVPKSNTLSLSKHLSRDSPVKALSGAQQTTFIQSGAPTVSNAKLTLPIGTAVRDPVLQLSTTKSSIAKQPDVSLSISQSLCQSVAASSSSSRFVQSVQVPKLSGTSTKVQTLAPAPVLLLVPNLVPFQGQVNTQPKMLSSLPIVDHKSIAQSNGASTSQLLYGAENENTKDNRGQIKGKRSLSSSEIHGGESETLNDGLNWDPEKEFMQFLLTKEKDDDRIVQIDRSSQVQPNLPFGRKRKRKMDIVQMVDFSELENTDAHLTPKNSAGTLEGMENTKVSIVKPKYLPAKKNLVGETGSNLPKETVEAIKQLIFSDYKLPVKNLETARTSAPTTTYVEEASPFVSTVFPPGSAIQIDDIQTGSESPSDDDTEAEPSFYPCTKCNVNFREKKHLQRHMIYHLEGHSKTNLPRPYICKECGIAFRDRAPLQKHRSLHQEKRERLMEEIRELRTFQDEGRNAKLQCPQCIFGTNCPKTFVQHAKTHEKDKRYYCCDKCNFMAASMDELEGHQIYIHDAVINKSSQKPLKGVSLENLLNHCKSGGVYVCSKCPFTTPARSIFKKHVKYLHQRLYHVQHKSEHGAKVPGFSSQPFDLVRSNKAISQQSEYLSDFVMRRNIKRDFEAPEALGNSSALYSKVCDFAGTQKPCYITTKEMHHSPGSVLDYSKSSTKIVTGLSIGNKKSSFLQQEHVRKQEEIDVKRSNGGLSLKDHIIGDQMYEKSKNDIDIVKDLSPASTFIETKHTDGECSFNFHSNDDGISEETEHVDGGAISVRNSVKDVMVSVSVGNDILDQYPDVFHKAPVVVLNKLEPCVNASECDGEENLPESDIIETSNCMDGATAVTIAENNFDIGDKQTHYFSTEVQIIDENGIDDFDTYDESDDDDDFDDFDTSIHDYGNNDYGNQSLYSTEYQDPSHDHFVNEDFHFNSDARCIDVMDPVLYQRDAPLNITYNWTDFHTEKRPCPYCPAVFDTGVGLSNHVRGHLYRVGLTYDARHLVPPEQIASSDKRRRIKKNDAPVRRIKKEVKSGSSTENTCPLCGGWFDTKVGLSNHVRGHLKRLGKTELEAHKSPLSILTEMMQNEAEAENIAKLLSSKQFRYKPFVSQKFASSDGLFLAPNGITIKLQQNELKTKSFPSPQSDLHDLSDLQPKKLNETDEQSSSLMQILKNKFGEETSSLIKSQPGRIYAQTAKKRLPNHRRPFQLQFGSSLLQPSTSQPVTSADIAYQTAFDCKQKRSRSRSGTKKKSSLFVPSLDDAYVLKCRFCDLVFRGPLSVQEDWIKHLQRHVVNANLPRTGAGMVEISLPSKENFPVTESSFSLLMAQAAS; from the exons GATGAGCATAATTGGAGGCTCTGAATCTAAGCTGAATAATGCTGATAATGGGAAGACCCATATTAATTCCCTTGGTGCTAAAGGAGAATTTGAAGATGAGAAAAAGATCTCATCAACCACTGTTACTTCCAGTATACCTCAAACCTTAAGTGGGAATCAAATGTCAGTTCCAAAAAGCAATACTTTAAGCTTGTCTAAACATCTGTCCAGGGATAGTCCTGTAAAAGCCTTAAGTGGAGCCCAGCAGACTACATTTATACAAAGCGGTGCTCCTACTGTTTCAAATGCAAAACTTACCTTGCCTATAGGAACTGCTGTGAGGGACCCAGTTCTACAACTCTCTACAACTAAATCTTCCATTGCAAAACAGCCTGATGTTTCTTTAAGTATTTCTCAATCCCTGTGCCAGTCAGTTGCAGCTTCTAGCTCATCATCTCGCTTTGTTCAATCCGTTCAGGTTCCGAAATTGTCTGGTACTTCAACTAAAGTTCAGACCTTAGCACCAGCCCCAGTTCTGTTACTGGTTCCCAATTTAGTGCCTTTCCAGGGCCAAGTTAATACACAACCTAAAATGCTGAGTTCTTTGCCAATAGTGGATCACAAATCTATAGCCCAGTCAAATGGTGCTTCTACAAGCCAGCTGTTGTATGGTGCAGAAAATGAAAATACAAAAGATAATAGAGGACAGATAAAGGGTAAAAGAAGTTTAAGTTCTTCTGAAATTCATGGAGGTGAATCAGAAACTTTAAATGATGGCTTAAACTGGGACCCTGAAAAAGAGTTCATGCAGTTTTTGCTAACTAAAGAAAAGGATGATGATCGGATTGTTCAAATTGATAGAAGTTCCCAAGTCCAACCAAATTTACCCTTTGGAAGAAAAAGAAAACGAAAAATGGACATTGTTCAGATGGTAGATTTCTCTGAATTAGAAAACACAGATGCACACCTAACACCGAAAAACTCTGCTGGTACTCTAGAGGGGATGGAAAATACTAAAGTTTCCATTGTCAAACCAAAATACTTGCCTGCAAAAAAGAATCTTGTTGGTGAGACTGGATCAAATCTTCCCAAAGAAACAGTAGAAGCAATTAAACAGTTGATCTTTAGTGATTATAAGCTTCCAGTCAAAAACTTAGAAACAGCTCGAACAAGTGCACCTACAACAACTTATGTCGAAGAAGCTTCACCATTTGTTTCAACAGTTTTTCCACCAGGCAGTGCTATACAGATAGATGATATACAAACTGGATCTGAATCACCATCAGATGATGATACTGAGGCAGAACCATCATTTTACCCCTGCACAAAATGCAATGTGAATTTTAGAGAGAAAAAACATTTGCAAAGGCACATGATTTATCATTTAGAAGGACACAGTAAAACAAATCTGCCGAGACCATATATATGTAAAGAATGTGGAATTGCATTTCGTGACCGTGCACCACTCCAAAAGCACAGGAGCCTTCATCAAGAAAAAAGAGAGAGGTTGATGGAGGAGATCCGTGAGCTCCGCACATTTCAGGATGAAGGCCGGAATGCAAAATTGCAGTGTCCGCAgtgtatatttggaacaaacTGTCCTAAAACATTTGTGCAGCACGCTAAGACACATGAAAAGGACAAAAGGTACTATTGCTGTGATAAGTGCAACTTCATGGCAGCATCAATGGATGAACTTGAAGGTCATCAAATTTATATTCATGATGCAGTCATTAACAAATCCAGCCAAAAACCTTTGAAAGGTGTATCGTTAGAAAATTTATTAAATCACTGTAAGTCAGGAGGTGTATATGTGTGCAGCAAATGTCCTTTTACCACACCAGCTAGGAGTATTTTCAAAAAGCATGTAAAATACTTGCATCAGCGACTTTACCACGTTCAGCATAAAAGTGAACACGGAGCAAAGGTACCTGGCTTCAGCTCACAACCATTTGATTTGGTGAGGAGCAATAAGGCTATATCACAACAGTCTGAATACCTAAGCGATTTTGTCATGAGACGAAACATAAAAAGGGATTTCGAAGCACCTGAAGCATTGGGGAATTCCTCTGCACTGTACAGCAAAGTCTGTGATTTTGCTGGTACACAGAAGCCATGCTATATAACCACAAAAGAGATGCATCACTCGCCTGGTTCTGTGCTGGATTATAGTAAATCTTCAACAAAGATTGTGACAGGATTAAGTATTGGTAACAAAAAGAGTAGCTTTCTACAACAGGAGCATGTTAGAAAGCAGGAAGAAATTGATGTCAAAAGGAGCAATGGAGGTCTGTCGTTGAAGGATCATATTATTGGTGATCAGATGTATGAGAAATCGAAAAATGATATTGATATAGTAAAAGACTTGAGTCCTGCATCTACATTTATTGAAACAAAGCACACAGATGGGGAATGTAGCTTCAACTTTCACAGCAATGATGATGGAATATCAGAAGAAACAGAACATGTAGATGGTGGAGCTATTTCAGTTAGAAATTCTGTTAAGGATGTCATGGTTAGTGTCTCTGTAGGAAATGATATTTTAGATCAGTATCCAGATGTGTTTCACAAAGCACCTGTTGTGGTTTTAAATAAACTTGAGCCATGTGTAAATGCATCAGAATGTGATGGTGAAGAAAACTTACCTGAAAGTGATATTATTGAAACTAGTAACTGCATGGATGGTGCTACAGCAGtcactattgcagaaaataatttTGATATTGGTGATAAACAAACTCATTATTTCAGTACTGAAGTTCAGATAATTGACGAAAATGGCATTGATGATTTTGATACTTATGATGAGAGTGACGACGATGATGATTTCGATGATTTTGATACTAGCATTCACGATTATGGCAACAATGACTATGGTAACCAAAGTCTTTACTCTACAGAATATCAAGATCCTTCCCATGACCATTTTGTTAATGAAGATTTTCATTTTAATAGTGATGCTAGGTGTATAGATGTTATGGATCCAGTCCTTTATCAACGTGATGCTCCACTTAATATAACCTACAATTGGACTGATTTTCATACTGAGAAACGACCATGCCCCTACTGTCCAGCTGTGTTTGACACTGGTGTTGGTTTGTCAAATCATGTGCGAGGACATCTTTATAGAGTTGGCTTAACTTACGATGCTCGGCACCTGGTTCCACCAGAGCAAATAGCATCCAGTGACAAGAGGCGGCGTATCAAAAAAAATGATGCTCCTGTTAGGAGAATAAAGAAGG aAGTAAAATCTGGTTCCTCAACTGAAAATACATGTCCTTTGTGTGGTGGTTGGTTTGATACAAAGGTTGGGTTGTCGAATCATGTCCGCGGTCATTTGAAGAGGTTGGGGAAGACTGAGTTAGAAGCACACAAATCTCCACTGAGCATTTTGACTGAAATGATGCAAAATGAAGCAGAGGCTGAAAATATTGCAAAATTACTGAGTAGCAAACAGTTTAGGTACAAGCCCTTTGTATCACAGAAATTTGCATCAAGTGATGGCTTATTTCTTGCTCCAAATGGTATAACAATAAAACTGCAGCAAaatgaattgaaaacaaaatccTTCCCCTCACCACAATCAGACTTACATGACCTCTCAGATCTGCAGCCAAAAAAGCTTAATGAGACAGATGAACAGTCAAGTTCCCTAATGCAGATTCTTAAGAATAAATTTGGAGAGGAAACGTCATCATTAATAAAATCCCAGCCGGGAAGAATTTATGCTCAAACTGCAAAGAAACGACTACCAAATCACAGGCGCCCCTTTCAACTGCAGTTTGGCAGTTCACTTCTGCAGCCCAGTACATCACAACCAGTGACAAGTGCGGATATAGCTTATCAAACAG
- the znf644b gene encoding zinc finger protein 644 isoform X2 produces MMSIIGGSESKLNNADNGKTHINSLGAKGEFEDEKKISSTTVTSSIPQTLSGNQMSVPKSNTLSLSKHLSRDSPVKALSGAQQTTFIQSGAPTVSNAKLTLPIGTAVRDPVLQLSTTKSSIAKQPDVSLSISQSLCQSVAASSSSSRFVQSVQVPKLSGTSTKVQTLAPAPVLLLVPNLVPFQGQVNTQPKMLSSLPIVDHKSIAQSNGASTSQLLYGAENENTKDNRGQIKGKRSLSSSEIHGGESETLNDGLNWDPEKEFMQFLLTKEKDDDRIVQIDRSSQVQPNLPFGRKRKRKMDIVQMVDFSELENTDAHLTPKNSAGTLEGMENTKVSIVKPKYLPAKKNLVGETGSNLPKETVEAIKQLIFSDYKLPVKNLETARTSAPTTTYVEEASPFVSTVFPPGSAIQIDDIQTGSESPSDDDTEAEPSFYPCTKCNVNFREKKHLQRHMIYHLEGHSKTNLPRPYICKECGIAFRDRAPLQKHRSLHQEKRERLMEEIRELRTFQDEGRNAKLQCPQCIFGTNCPKTFVQHAKTHEKDKRYYCCDKCNFMAASMDELEGHQIYIHDAVINKSSQKPLKGVSLENLLNHCKSGGVYVCSKCPFTTPARSIFKKHVKYLHQRLYHVQHKSEHGAKVPGFSSQPFDLVRSNKAISQQSEYLSDFVMRRNIKRDFEAPEALGNSSALYSKVCDFAGTQKPCYITTKEMHHSPGSVLDYSKSSTKIVTGLSIGNKKSSFLQQEHVRKQEEIDVKRSNGGLSLKDHIIGDQMYEKSKNDIDIVKDLSPASTFIETKHTDGECSFNFHSNDDGISEETEHVDGGAISVRNSVKDVMVSVSVGNDILDQYPDVFHKAPVVVLNKLEPCVNASECDGEENLPESDIIETSNCMDGATAVTIAENNFDIGDKQTHYFSTEVQIIDENGIDDFDTYDESDDDDDFDDFDTSIHDYGNNDYGNQSLYSTEYQDPSHDHFVNEDFHFNSDARCIDVMDPVLYQRDAPLNITYNWTDFHTEKRPCPYCPAVFDTGVGLSNHVRGHLYRVGLTYDARHLVPPEQIASSDKRRRIKKNDAPVRRIKKEVKSGSSTENTCPLCGGWFDTKVGLSNHVRGHLKRLGKTELEAHKSPLSILTEMMQNEAEAENIAKLLSSKQFRYKPFVSQKFASSDGLFLAPNGITIKLQQNELKTKSFPSPQSDLHDLSDLQPKKLNETDEQSSSLMQILKNKFGEETSSLIKSQPGRIYAQTAKKRLPNHRRPFQLQFGSSLLQPSTSQPVTSADIAYQTGHPVKLRTCVHCHATFTSAVSLANHLRVYARRKQAGDLTGTPFDCKQKRSRSRSGTKKKSSLFVPSLDDAYVLKCRFCDLVFRGPLSVQEDWIKHLQRHVVNANLPRTGAGMVEISLPSKENFPVTESSFSLLMAQAAS; encoded by the exons GATGAGCATAATTGGAGGCTCTGAATCTAAGCTGAATAATGCTGATAATGGGAAGACCCATATTAATTCCCTTGGTGCTAAAGGAGAATTTGAAGATGAGAAAAAGATCTCATCAACCACTGTTACTTCCAGTATACCTCAAACCTTAAGTGGGAATCAAATGTCAGTTCCAAAAAGCAATACTTTAAGCTTGTCTAAACATCTGTCCAGGGATAGTCCTGTAAAAGCCTTAAGTGGAGCCCAGCAGACTACATTTATACAAAGCGGTGCTCCTACTGTTTCAAATGCAAAACTTACCTTGCCTATAGGAACTGCTGTGAGGGACCCAGTTCTACAACTCTCTACAACTAAATCTTCCATTGCAAAACAGCCTGATGTTTCTTTAAGTATTTCTCAATCCCTGTGCCAGTCAGTTGCAGCTTCTAGCTCATCATCTCGCTTTGTTCAATCCGTTCAGGTTCCGAAATTGTCTGGTACTTCAACTAAAGTTCAGACCTTAGCACCAGCCCCAGTTCTGTTACTGGTTCCCAATTTAGTGCCTTTCCAGGGCCAAGTTAATACACAACCTAAAATGCTGAGTTCTTTGCCAATAGTGGATCACAAATCTATAGCCCAGTCAAATGGTGCTTCTACAAGCCAGCTGTTGTATGGTGCAGAAAATGAAAATACAAAAGATAATAGAGGACAGATAAAGGGTAAAAGAAGTTTAAGTTCTTCTGAAATTCATGGAGGTGAATCAGAAACTTTAAATGATGGCTTAAACTGGGACCCTGAAAAAGAGTTCATGCAGTTTTTGCTAACTAAAGAAAAGGATGATGATCGGATTGTTCAAATTGATAGAAGTTCCCAAGTCCAACCAAATTTACCCTTTGGAAGAAAAAGAAAACGAAAAATGGACATTGTTCAGATGGTAGATTTCTCTGAATTAGAAAACACAGATGCACACCTAACACCGAAAAACTCTGCTGGTACTCTAGAGGGGATGGAAAATACTAAAGTTTCCATTGTCAAACCAAAATACTTGCCTGCAAAAAAGAATCTTGTTGGTGAGACTGGATCAAATCTTCCCAAAGAAACAGTAGAAGCAATTAAACAGTTGATCTTTAGTGATTATAAGCTTCCAGTCAAAAACTTAGAAACAGCTCGAACAAGTGCACCTACAACAACTTATGTCGAAGAAGCTTCACCATTTGTTTCAACAGTTTTTCCACCAGGCAGTGCTATACAGATAGATGATATACAAACTGGATCTGAATCACCATCAGATGATGATACTGAGGCAGAACCATCATTTTACCCCTGCACAAAATGCAATGTGAATTTTAGAGAGAAAAAACATTTGCAAAGGCACATGATTTATCATTTAGAAGGACACAGTAAAACAAATCTGCCGAGACCATATATATGTAAAGAATGTGGAATTGCATTTCGTGACCGTGCACCACTCCAAAAGCACAGGAGCCTTCATCAAGAAAAAAGAGAGAGGTTGATGGAGGAGATCCGTGAGCTCCGCACATTTCAGGATGAAGGCCGGAATGCAAAATTGCAGTGTCCGCAgtgtatatttggaacaaacTGTCCTAAAACATTTGTGCAGCACGCTAAGACACATGAAAAGGACAAAAGGTACTATTGCTGTGATAAGTGCAACTTCATGGCAGCATCAATGGATGAACTTGAAGGTCATCAAATTTATATTCATGATGCAGTCATTAACAAATCCAGCCAAAAACCTTTGAAAGGTGTATCGTTAGAAAATTTATTAAATCACTGTAAGTCAGGAGGTGTATATGTGTGCAGCAAATGTCCTTTTACCACACCAGCTAGGAGTATTTTCAAAAAGCATGTAAAATACTTGCATCAGCGACTTTACCACGTTCAGCATAAAAGTGAACACGGAGCAAAGGTACCTGGCTTCAGCTCACAACCATTTGATTTGGTGAGGAGCAATAAGGCTATATCACAACAGTCTGAATACCTAAGCGATTTTGTCATGAGACGAAACATAAAAAGGGATTTCGAAGCACCTGAAGCATTGGGGAATTCCTCTGCACTGTACAGCAAAGTCTGTGATTTTGCTGGTACACAGAAGCCATGCTATATAACCACAAAAGAGATGCATCACTCGCCTGGTTCTGTGCTGGATTATAGTAAATCTTCAACAAAGATTGTGACAGGATTAAGTATTGGTAACAAAAAGAGTAGCTTTCTACAACAGGAGCATGTTAGAAAGCAGGAAGAAATTGATGTCAAAAGGAGCAATGGAGGTCTGTCGTTGAAGGATCATATTATTGGTGATCAGATGTATGAGAAATCGAAAAATGATATTGATATAGTAAAAGACTTGAGTCCTGCATCTACATTTATTGAAACAAAGCACACAGATGGGGAATGTAGCTTCAACTTTCACAGCAATGATGATGGAATATCAGAAGAAACAGAACATGTAGATGGTGGAGCTATTTCAGTTAGAAATTCTGTTAAGGATGTCATGGTTAGTGTCTCTGTAGGAAATGATATTTTAGATCAGTATCCAGATGTGTTTCACAAAGCACCTGTTGTGGTTTTAAATAAACTTGAGCCATGTGTAAATGCATCAGAATGTGATGGTGAAGAAAACTTACCTGAAAGTGATATTATTGAAACTAGTAACTGCATGGATGGTGCTACAGCAGtcactattgcagaaaataatttTGATATTGGTGATAAACAAACTCATTATTTCAGTACTGAAGTTCAGATAATTGACGAAAATGGCATTGATGATTTTGATACTTATGATGAGAGTGACGACGATGATGATTTCGATGATTTTGATACTAGCATTCACGATTATGGCAACAATGACTATGGTAACCAAAGTCTTTACTCTACAGAATATCAAGATCCTTCCCATGACCATTTTGTTAATGAAGATTTTCATTTTAATAGTGATGCTAGGTGTATAGATGTTATGGATCCAGTCCTTTATCAACGTGATGCTCCACTTAATATAACCTACAATTGGACTGATTTTCATACTGAGAAACGACCATGCCCCTACTGTCCAGCTGTGTTTGACACTGGTGTTGGTTTGTCAAATCATGTGCGAGGACATCTTTATAGAGTTGGCTTAACTTACGATGCTCGGCACCTGGTTCCACCAGAGCAAATAGCATCCAGTGACAAGAGGCGGCGTATCAAAAAAAATGATGCTCCTGTTAGGAGAATAAAGAAGG aAGTAAAATCTGGTTCCTCAACTGAAAATACATGTCCTTTGTGTGGTGGTTGGTTTGATACAAAGGTTGGGTTGTCGAATCATGTCCGCGGTCATTTGAAGAGGTTGGGGAAGACTGAGTTAGAAGCACACAAATCTCCACTGAGCATTTTGACTGAAATGATGCAAAATGAAGCAGAGGCTGAAAATATTGCAAAATTACTGAGTAGCAAACAGTTTAGGTACAAGCCCTTTGTATCACAGAAATTTGCATCAAGTGATGGCTTATTTCTTGCTCCAAATGGTATAACAATAAAACTGCAGCAAaatgaattgaaaacaaaatccTTCCCCTCACCACAATCAGACTTACATGACCTCTCAGATCTGCAGCCAAAAAAGCTTAATGAGACAGATGAACAGTCAAGTTCCCTAATGCAGATTCTTAAGAATAAATTTGGAGAGGAAACGTCATCATTAATAAAATCCCAGCCGGGAAGAATTTATGCTCAAACTGCAAAGAAACGACTACCAAATCACAGGCGCCCCTTTCAACTGCAGTTTGGCAGTTCACTTCTGCAGCCCAGTACATCACAACCAGTGACAAGTGCGGATATAGCTTATCAAACAG